TGCCAATCACGATCAAACGCGATAAAACCATTCCAGCAGCACAAGTCGAAGCCCTTTACCTGGATGCAGGCTGGCACGCCTATACGAACGACATGTCGGTGCTGATGCAGGCGATCGAGAATTCCCTGGACGTGGTAGCAGCCTGGGACGGAGATGAACTGGTCGGGCTCATCCGCACGGTGGGTGACGACTTCACGGTCCTGTATATTCAGGACATCCTCGTTCTCAAGGCCTACCGGAACCAGGGCATTGCTTCACGGCTCCTGCAGCAGATCCTGCACGATTATCCCGACGTGCGACAAAAGGTGCTGTTGACGGAAGATGACCCTGGCGTGCGACACTTTTATGAAAAGAATGGCTTCCAGTCCTGCGACAAGGGGAACCTCGTCGCCTTTGCGACATTCGATTAACGCCTGAAGCGAAGCGACACCGTGAATTGTACCGAGAATGGAGGGGTCCTGTGATATCTGTATTGAAACTCATCGTATCAAGCCTTGCTGTCCTGTTTGCGGGGATCATCATCTACATCGTCATCCGGGATGGCCAGTTCGATTGGGACACCACCGGCTCACTGATCAC
This Salisediminibacterium beveridgei DNA region includes the following protein-coding sequences:
- a CDS encoding GNAT family N-acetyltransferase, yielding MPITIKRDKTIPAAQVEALYLDAGWHAYTNDMSVLMQAIENSLDVVAAWDGDELVGLIRTVGDDFTVLYIQDILVLKAYRNQGIASRLLQQILHDYPDVRQKVLLTEDDPGVRHFYEKNGFQSCDKGNLVAFATFD